Genomic window (Planktothrix tepida PCC 9214):
GTCTTCGTGGGTTGGTCAGGAGTTCTACTGTTTCCTTGTGCTTATCTAGCCCTTGGTGGCTGGTTAACCGGAACAACCTTTGTTACTTCCTGGTACACCCACGGTTTAGCAAGCTCTTATTTAGAAGGCTGTAACTTCTTAACAGCCGCTGTTAGTAGCCCCGCCAACAGCTTAGGACATTCCTTGCTGTTCCTGTGGGGGCCAGAAGCTCAGTGGGACTTCACTCGTTGGTGTCAACTGGGTGGACTGTGGGCATTTGTGGCTCTGCACGGTGCTTTCGCCCTGATCGGCTTTTGTCTGCGTCAGTTAGAAATTGCCCGTTTAGTCGGCATTCGTCCCTACAACGCCATCGCCTTCACTGGGCCGATTGCGGTATTCGTCAGTGTGTTCCTGATGTACCCCTTGGGTCAGTCTAGCTGGTTCTTTGGCCCTAGCTTTGGGGTGGCGGGAATCTTCCGCTTCATCCTATTCCTGCAAGGGTTCCATAACTGGACACTGAATCCCTTCCACATGATGGGAGTCGCGGGAATCCTCGGTGGTGCGCTGCTGTGCGCCATTCACGGAGCGACGGTGGAAAATACCTTGTTTGAAGATGGCGACAAAGCCAACACCTTCCGGGCTTTTGAACCGACTCAAGCAGAAGAAACCTATTCTATGGTGACCGCCAACCGCTTCTGGTCACAAATCTTCGGGATTGCGTTTTCCAACAAACGTTGGTTACACTTCTTCATGTTGTTCGTGCCTGTCACGGGACTGTGGATGAGTTCCATCGGTATTGTCGGTTTAGCACTCAACCTGCGGGCTTATGATTTCGTCTCCCAAGAATTACGGGCAGCCGAAGATCCTGAGTTTGAAACGTTCTATACCAAGAACATTCTGTTAAATGAAGGTCTGCGGGCTTGGATGGCTCCTGCGGATCAACCCCACGAAAACTTTATTTTCCCGGAGGAGGTATTACCGCGTGGTAACGCTCTCTAATACTTCTTATGTCAGCGGCCGTGACCAAGATTCCACAGGATTTGCTTGGTGGGCGGGTAACGCTCGTCTGATTAATTTGTCTGGTAAGTTGCTGGGCGCTCACGTTGCTCACGCTGGTTTGATCGTATTCTGGGCTGGGGCAATGACCCTGTTTGAAGTGGCTCACTTCATTCCTGAAAAGCCCATGTATGAACAAGGTTTGATTCTGATCCCCCACATGGCAACCCTCGGTTGGGGTGTTGGCCCTGGTGGTGAAGTCATTGATACCTTCCCCTATTTTGTGATTGGGGTTCTGCACTTAATTTCCTCAGCGGTTCTCGGTTTAGGCGGGATTTATCATGCCGTTCGTGGCCCTGAAGTTTTAGAAGAA
Coding sequences:
- the psbD gene encoding photosystem II D2 protein (photosystem q(a) protein) produces the protein VFVGWSGVLLFPCAYLALGGWLTGTTFVTSWYTHGLASSYLEGCNFLTAAVSSPANSLGHSLLFLWGPEAQWDFTRWCQLGGLWAFVALHGAFALIGFCLRQLEIARLVGIRPYNAIAFTGPIAVFVSVFLMYPLGQSSWFFGPSFGVAGIFRFILFLQGFHNWTLNPFHMMGVAGILGGALLCAIHGATVENTLFEDGDKANTFRAFEPTQAEETYSMVTANRFWSQIFGIAFSNKRWLHFFMLFVPVTGLWMSSIGIVGLALNLRAYDFVSQELRAAEDPEFETFYTKNILLNEGLRAWMAPADQPHENFIFPEEVLPRGNAL